The following are from one region of the Corylus avellana chromosome ca1, CavTom2PMs-1.0 genome:
- the LOC132168099 gene encoding G-type lectin S-receptor-like serine/threonine-protein kinase At5g24080 has translation MSMAQQTNYYYSDFSVIANYSDVATVSKCGDACLSDCECVASVYGLDAEKPYCWVLKSLDFGGFEDAGSTLFVKVRSNGSNTPESNSGGSSEGSGSSTREKVLVIPIVLSMTFLIGLLCLLLYYNVHRKRALKRAMESSLILEGAPLNFGYRDLQIRTWNFSQLLGTGGFGSVYKGSLADGTLIAVKKLERVLPHGEKEFITEVNTIGSMHHMNLVRLCGYCSEGPQRLLVYEFMKNGSLDKWIFPSYNSRDRLLDWSTRFHIAVATAQGIAYFHEQCRNRIIHCDIKPENILLDENFCPKVSDFGLAKLMGREHSQVVTMVRGTRGYLAPEWVSNRPITVKADVYSYGMLLLETVGGRRNLDMSFDAEDFFYPGWAFKEITNGTPIKVADRRLEGAVEEEELIRALKVALWCIQDEVFMRPSMGEVVRMLEGSIDINMPPMPQTVLELVEEGLDHVYRAMKREFNHFSSFTVNTNPSTSHATCSYSTMSPR, from the exons ATGTCAATGGCGCAGcaaaccaattattattattcggATTTTTCGGTGATAGCAAATTATAGCGATGTTGCAACGGTGTCGAAGTGTGGGGATGCTTGTTTATCAGATTGCGAGTGTGTTGCTTCTGTCTATGGGCTCGATGCTGAGAAGCCTTACTGTTGGGTGTTGAAGAGCTTGGATTTTGGTGGGTTTGAGGACGCTGGCTCAACCCTTTTCGTGAAGGTTAGGTCTAATGGTTCGAACACGCCAGAAAGCAATTCTGGGGGTTCTTCGGAAGGGTCCGGGAGTAGTACGCGAGAGAAGGTTTTGGTTATTCCTATCGTGCTTAGCATGACATTTCTCATTGGGCTACTTTGTTTGTTATTGTACTACAATGTTCATAGAAAAAGAGCTTTAAAGAGAGCCATGGAGAGTTCCCTGATCTTGGAAGGTGCTCCGTTGAATTTCGGCTACCGTGATTTACAAATCCGGACGTGGAATTTTTCCCAGTTGCTTGGAACAG GGGGATTTGGGAGTGTATATAAAGGAAGCCTAGCAGATGGGACTTTGATCGCAGTGAAGAAACTAGAAAGGGTGTTGCCTCATGGAGAGAAGGAATTTATAACTGAAGTGAACACTATAGGCTCCATGCATCACATGAACTTGGTTCGACTCTGTGGATACTGCTCTGAGGGGCCACAACG GCTTCTAGTTTATGAGTTCATGAAAAATGGGTCCTTGGACAAATGGATCTTTCCTTCGTATAATAGCCGAGACAGGCTACTAGATTGGTCAACTCGCTTCCATATAGCTGTTGCTACTGCACAAGGGATTGCATATTTCCATGAGCAGTGCAGAAATCGAATAATACACTGCGACATCAAGCCAGAAAATATTTTGCTAGACGAGAATTTCTGTCCTAAAGTGTCTGATTTTGGACTCGCTAAGTTGATGGGAAGAGAGCACTCGCAGGTTGTCACCATGGTCAGAGGAACAAGAGGCTATTTGGCTCCAGAGTGGGTTAGCAACCGCCCCATCACTGTAAAGGCTGATGTTTACAGCTATGGAATGCTGCTTCTAGAGACTGTTGGGGGGAGGAGAAATCTTGACATGTCTTTTGATGCTGAGGACTTCTTCTATCCCGGATGGGCTTTTAAG GAGATAACAAATGGGACACCAATAAAAGTTGCAGATAGGCGACTAGAAGGAGCAgtagaagaagaggagctcatAAGAGCACTAAAAGTTGCATTATGGTGCATTCAGGATGAGGTCTTCATGAGACCTTCAATGGGGGAAGTGGTAAGGATGTTGGAAGGATCAATTGACATCAACATGCCGCCAATGCCACAGACGGTTCTGGAGCTGGTTGAGGAAGGCCTGGATCATGTATACAGAGCAATGAAGAGAGAGTTCAATCACTTCAGCTCCTTCACAGTCAATACCAATCCTTCGACGTCTCATGCTACATGTAGTTATTCCACAATGTCACCTAGATAG